From a single Glycine soja cultivar W05 chromosome 19, ASM419377v2, whole genome shotgun sequence genomic region:
- the LOC114400208 gene encoding serine/threonine-protein kinase CTR1-like: MEMPARRSGNYTLLSQTPDDNLTAPLFGCSSGDGQINSSKFERVSDWDSGVEHRQGNRIGNLHSSFGMQRQSSEGSFGESSLSGEFYAPTLSAIAANEIDGFRGTFAGNSAARSGGSSGKSWAQQTEESYQLQLALALRLSSEATCADDPNFLDPVPDESALRSLSSFSAEAVSHRFWVKGCLLYFDKIPDGFYLIHGMDPYVWTVCTNLQENGRIPSLETLKSINPSDSSLEVVFVDRRNDPSLRELQNKVQDISCCCIATTDVVDQLAKLVCNCMGGSASVWEDDLFPIWRERINDLRDCLGSVVVPIGSLSTGLCRHRAVLFKVLADTIDLPCRIAKGCKYCSRDDASSCLVRFGLDREYMVDLIGKPGCLCEPDSLVNGPSSISFSSPLCFPRHKPAEPTIDFRSLAKQYFSDCMSAELVFDSSSAEQYERQYRDRNPGSIPNDNNRSSLVPLHPQPYRSSAHDRGYETFKSGKPPQNAVEPTMTSRDSLPLKHNRPGHRDTQTRLLIPSKPTREFSLDMEDLDISWTDLVLKGRIGSGSFGTVHHAEWNGSEVAVKILMEQDFKGERFKEFLREVAIMKGLRHPNIVLLMGAVTKPPNLSIVTEYLSRGSLYRLLHKPGATEMLDERRRLSMAYDVAKGMNYLHKRNPPIVHRDLKSPNLLVDKKYTVKVGDFGLSRLKANTFLSSKSAAGTPEWMAPEVLRDEPSNEKSDVYSFGVILWEIATLQQPWSNLNPPQVVAAVGFKGKRLEIPRDLNPQLASIIESCWANEPWKRPSFSSIMDSLKVLLKPPMPQPGRPSMSLLT; this comes from the exons ATGGAAATGCCTGCCAGAAGATCCGGCAACTACACCCTCCTCAGTCAAACTCCTGACGACAACTTAACGGCGCCGTTGTTCGGTTGCTCCTCCGGCGACGGTCAAATCAACAGCAGCAAGTTCGAGAGAGTCTCCGATTGGGACTCCGGCGTCGAACACCGACAGGGGAATCGGATCGGGAATTTGCACTCCTCGTTCGGGATGCAGCGGCAGTCCAGCGAGGGCAGTTTCGGCGAGAGCTCTCTCTCCGGCGAGTTCTACGCGCCGACTCTGTCGGCTATCGCGGCGAATGAGATCGACGGATTCAGAGGCACGTTTGCGGGAAATTCGGCGGCGAGGAGCGGAGGTTCCTCCGGCAAGAGCTGGGCGCAGCAGACGGAGGAGAGTTACCAATTACAGTTGGCACTGGCTCTTCGGCTTTCCTCGGAGGCCACGTGTGCTGATGATCCCAATTTTCTGGATCCCGTGCCCGACGAATCCGCGTTGAGGTCTTTGTCCTCGTTTTCCGCAGAGGCAGTGTCGCATAGGTTTTGG GTGAAGGGATGCCTATTATACTTCGACAAAATTCCTGATGGCTTTTATCTAATTCATGGGATGGATCCCTATGTATGGACTGTGTGCACCAATCTTCAGGAAAATGGCCGAATTCCTTCGCTTGAGACACTAAAATCTATAAATCCTTCTGATTCTTCACTTGAAGTAGTTTTTGTGGATAGACGTAATGATCCTAGCTTACGAGAACTGCAAAACAAAGTACAAGACATTTCTTGTTGCTGCATAGCAACAACTGATGTTGTAGACCAGCTTGCGAAGCTGGTTTGCAATTGTATGGG GGGCTCAGCTTCTGTATGGGAAGATGATCTTTTTCCTATATGGAGGGAGCGCATTAATGATCTAAGAGATTGCTTAGGATCTGTCGttgtaccaattggaagtctatCTACTGGACTTTGCAGGCATCGTGCTGTATTATTCAAA GTACTAGCTGACACCATTGATTTGCCATGCCGAATTGCTAAGGGCTGTAAATATTGTTCAAGAGATGATGCCTCCTCATGTCTTGTTCGATTTGGACTTGACAG GGAATACATGGTTGATCTTATTGGGAAGCCGGGTTGCTTATGCGAGCCTGATTCCTTGGTCAATGGTCCAtcttccatttcattttcttcaccCTTGTGCTTTCCGAGACATAAACCAGCTGAACCTACCATTGATTTCAGGTCACTGGCCAAACAATATTTCTCGGATTGTATGTCTGCTGAGCTTGTCTTCGATAGTAGTTCTGCAG AACAGTATGAAAGGCAGTACAGGGACAGGAACCCTGGGTCAATTCCAAATGATAACAACAGAAGTTCTCTCGTTCCTCTGCATCCACAACCTTATCGTTCAAGTGCACATGATCGAGGCTATGAAACATTTAAATCAGGTAAGCCTCCTCAGAATGCTGTAGAGCCGACCATGACAAGCCGGGATTCATTGCCTTTAAAGCATAACCGTCCTGGTCATAGAGATACACAGACCCGACTACTGATTCCTAGCAAACCAACTAgagagttttcccttgatatggaGGATTTGGACATATCGTGGACTGATCTTGTTTTGAAAGGGAGAATTGGATCAG GTTCTTTTGGAACTGTACATCACGCAGAGTGGAATGGCTCG GAGGTTGCTGTGAAAATTCTGATGGAACAAGACTTCAAAGGTGAACGCTTCAAGGAATTCCTGAGGGAG GTTGCAATAATGAAAGGCTTACGGCATCCAAACATTGTTTTACTTATGGGTGCAGTCACTAAGCCTCCTAATTTATCAATTGTCACGGAATATTTGTCAAG GGGTAGCTTGTACAGGCTGTTGCATAAACCTGGCGCTACAGAGATGTTGGATGAGAGACGTAGGCTTAGTATGGCTTATGATGTG GCTAAGGGAATGAATTATCTTCATAAACGCAATCCTCCCATTGTTCATAGAGATCTGAAATCTCCAAACCTTCTTGTTGACAAGAAATATACAGTGAAG GTTGGTGATTTTGGGCTTTCCCGACTAAAGGCAAATACATTTCTCTCATCCAAGTCAGCTGCTGGGACT CCTGAGTGGATGGCTCCAGAAGTTCTTCGTGACGAGCCATCCAATGAGAAGTCAGATGTTTACAGCTTTGGTGTCATCTTGTGGGAGATCGCAACATTGCAACAGCCTTGGAGTAATTTGAATCCACCACAG GTTGTGGCAGCTGTTGGCTTTAAGGGAAAAAGACTTGAGATACCACGTGATTTAAATCCTCAATTAGCCTCTATAATTGAGTCTTGTTGGGCCAA TGAACCCTGGAAACGCCCTTCTTTTTCAAGTATAATGGATTCTTTGAAAGTATTGCTCAAGCCCCCTATGCCTCAACCTGGTCGTCCAAGCATGTCATTACTGACCTGA